Proteins encoded in a region of the Stieleria neptunia genome:
- a CDS encoding dihydroorotase encodes MKKPLLIENGTLIDPSQNLNRGGRIMMVDGVFAAVDPSDGDIPQDCDVIDAGGCLVAPGLVDLGVELREPGFEEDETIHSGSHAALAGGYTSILAASSTDPVIDSHGAVEFVRQKATAARGARVYVVGCLSKGRSGKQMAELGLLSEAGAVAFSDAPRAAPSDALLKRALEYCRMLGRPIFDSPEVPELALGGVMHDGQVSLVLGLKGLPTEAEDLAVARDVRLAEATDGRLHVGPVSTMGAVDMFRRVKSRGVVVTASVCPHNLMLSDAAMRSYESRFKVHPPLRSPRHVATLCQAVKDKTIDAIQSGHMPRSREKMMNDLDQSPFGISSLETALATAATALVRTGTLDWIELIDRMSTRPAQIAGLDAGTLGIGRPADVTIIDPNAGWKVDPGQFRSTCISTPFAGMELIGRVRHTIVGGELRFSG; translated from the coding sequence ATGAAGAAGCCCCTGCTGATCGAAAACGGTACTTTGATCGACCCCAGCCAGAACTTGAATCGTGGCGGTCGAATCATGATGGTCGACGGCGTGTTCGCGGCGGTTGATCCGAGTGACGGCGACATCCCACAGGACTGCGATGTGATCGACGCCGGCGGATGCCTAGTCGCGCCGGGTTTGGTCGATTTGGGAGTCGAACTCCGAGAGCCGGGATTCGAGGAAGACGAAACCATCCATAGCGGATCACACGCCGCGCTGGCCGGCGGCTACACGTCGATTTTGGCCGCGTCCAGCACCGATCCGGTGATCGATTCCCACGGCGCGGTCGAATTTGTTCGCCAAAAAGCAACCGCGGCACGAGGCGCGCGGGTTTACGTCGTCGGTTGCCTGAGCAAGGGGCGTTCGGGTAAACAGATGGCCGAACTGGGCCTGTTATCCGAAGCCGGGGCGGTCGCGTTCAGCGATGCACCGCGTGCCGCGCCCAGTGACGCGCTGTTGAAACGGGCGCTTGAATACTGCCGCATGCTCGGCCGTCCGATTTTTGATTCGCCCGAAGTCCCCGAGTTGGCGCTCGGCGGTGTGATGCATGACGGTCAGGTTTCCCTGGTGCTGGGATTAAAAGGATTGCCGACCGAAGCGGAAGATTTGGCCGTCGCGCGCGATGTTCGTCTGGCCGAAGCCACCGACGGGCGACTGCATGTCGGTCCGGTCAGCACGATGGGGGCGGTCGACATGTTCCGGCGCGTCAAGTCGCGCGGCGTTGTCGTGACCGCTTCGGTGTGTCCGCACAATTTGATGTTGAGCGACGCGGCCATGCGTTCTTACGAATCCCGATTCAAGGTTCATCCGCCGCTGCGCAGTCCCCGTCACGTGGCGACGCTCTGCCAGGCGGTCAAAGACAAGACGATCGACGCGATCCAGTCCGGCCACATGCCGCGCAGTCGCGAAAAGATGATGAACGACCTGGATCAATCCCCGTTCGGAATCTCCTCGTTGGAAACCGCCTTGGCGACCGCCGCGACGGCTTTGGTGCGAACCGGCACCCTGGATTGGATCGAATTGATCGACCGCATGTCGACGCGTCCGGCACAGATCGCCGGACTGGACGCCGGCACGCTCGGCATCGGCCGCCCGGCCGACGTCACCATCATCGATCCCAACGCGGGATGGAAAGTCGATCCCGGTCAGTTTCGATCAACCTGTATCAGCACGCCGTTCGCCGGCATGGAACTGATCGGCCGGGTCCGGCACACGATCGTCGGCGGCGAGTTGCGGTTTAGTGGTTGA
- a CDS encoding aspartate carbamoyltransferase catalytic subunit: MNVPDLTSFAERWDRRHLLDLESLSAEEITILLDVASRLKEATEGCRRKLSLLSGKTCANLFFENSTRTRNSFSLAAKRLGADTVEFGSSGSSTAKGETFADTAKTIEAMGVDWVVTRHGTPGTPNLLARELGCCVLNAGDGPHEHPTQGLLDLLTIRQHRGSLDGLTVALVGDIAHSRTARSNIWGLKRMGAHVIICGPPTLVSPRWQELGFEVAHHLDEILPRCDVLNLLRIQFERQHARPFPSVREYAALYAMNAVRMRQAKENILIMAPGPINRGVEITPEVADGPHSVILEQVTNGIAVRMSALYLLSAADDRYRSGNQASA; this comes from the coding sequence ATGAACGTGCCTGATTTGACATCGTTTGCGGAGCGTTGGGATCGTCGGCACTTGTTGGATTTGGAATCCCTGTCGGCCGAAGAAATCACCATTTTGCTGGACGTCGCGAGTCGGTTGAAGGAAGCGACCGAGGGTTGTCGCCGCAAGTTGTCGCTGTTGAGCGGCAAGACGTGTGCGAACCTGTTTTTCGAAAACAGCACGCGGACGCGGAACAGTTTTTCCTTGGCGGCCAAACGCCTCGGCGCGGACACGGTCGAATTCGGCTCGAGCGGTTCCAGCACCGCCAAGGGGGAGACGTTTGCCGACACCGCCAAGACGATCGAAGCGATGGGGGTGGACTGGGTGGTCACCCGTCACGGGACGCCCGGAACCCCGAACCTGCTGGCCCGCGAACTGGGCTGTTGCGTCTTGAACGCCGGGGACGGTCCACACGAACATCCCACCCAGGGGCTGTTGGATCTGTTGACGATTCGCCAGCATCGCGGCAGTCTGGACGGTTTGACCGTTGCACTGGTCGGGGACATCGCACACAGCCGCACCGCGCGGAGCAACATCTGGGGGCTCAAACGCATGGGGGCGCACGTGATCATTTGCGGGCCGCCGACCCTGGTCAGCCCACGCTGGCAGGAGTTGGGTTTCGAAGTGGCCCACCACTTGGACGAAATCCTGCCCCGCTGTGACGTCTTGAATCTGCTGCGGATTCAATTTGAACGCCAGCACGCGCGGCCGTTTCCCAGTGTCCGCGAATACGCGGCGTTGTACGCGATGAACGCCGTGCGAATGCGCCAGGCCAAAGAGAACATCCTGATCATGGCGCCGGGGCCGATCAACCGCGGCGTGGAAATCACCCCGGAGGTCGCCGATGGCCCGCACTCGGTGATCCTGGAACAGGTCACCAACGGAATTGCCGTTCGCATGTCGGCCTTGTACTTGTTGTCCGCGGCCGACGATCGGTACCGCAGCGGCAACCAAGCATCCGCTTAG
- a CDS encoding alpha/beta hydrolase codes for MIWNSVSDHVADGKDSAPHPVDALDAEEHADGTPSSWSAAIRSQTFFVPLHYEANYRYPLVVWLHSDGFNENQVCHVMPHVSSRNYLATGIRGPMASDASGHRFGWSNSAAALQSAERSVLEAIDRAASQYSVHAERIVLAGYQSGGTMATRIAMRHPELFAAAVSLGGAFNLPAHPELDRQRLKERRLPMLWQRSIESEFYDQARLVSEIQDASSIGAQLEIRQYRNDDEMNTVVLSDLDRWVMNHVVSGAPVAKLSHWDTSPTSFSDN; via the coding sequence ATGATTTGGAATTCCGTTAGCGATCACGTTGCCGACGGAAAGGACAGCGCCCCGCACCCCGTCGACGCACTCGATGCGGAAGAGCACGCCGACGGTACACCGAGCAGTTGGTCCGCGGCGATCCGTTCGCAGACGTTTTTCGTACCGCTGCATTACGAAGCGAACTACCGCTACCCGTTGGTCGTCTGGCTGCACAGCGACGGGTTCAACGAAAATCAAGTTTGCCACGTGATGCCGCATGTCAGCTCGCGGAACTACTTGGCCACCGGCATTCGCGGTCCGATGGCGTCGGATGCGTCGGGCCATCGGTTCGGGTGGAGCAACTCGGCGGCGGCCTTGCAATCGGCGGAGCGCAGCGTGCTCGAAGCGATCGATCGCGCCGCAAGTCAATACAGCGTCCATGCCGAACGCATCGTGTTGGCGGGTTACCAAAGTGGTGGCACAATGGCGACGCGGATCGCGATGCGTCACCCGGAACTGTTTGCCGCCGCGGTTTCACTCGGCGGCGCGTTCAATCTGCCCGCCCATCCGGAACTGGACCGTCAGCGACTGAAGGAACGGCGATTGCCAATGCTGTGGCAGCGATCCATCGAGAGTGAGTTTTATGACCAGGCACGCTTGGTTTCCGAAATTCAAGACGCCAGTTCGATCGGAGCACAACTGGAAATTCGTCAGTACCGTAACGACGATGAAATGAATACCGTCGTTTTGTCGGATCTGGACCGATGGGTCATGAATCATGTGGTGAGCGGTGCTCCAGTTGCTAAACTAAGCCATTGGGATACGAGTCCGACTTCGTTCTCGGACAATTAA
- a CDS encoding MerR family transcriptional regulator: MAVWLKLSDPIPLGHPPVTDSLPQFSPKQIASSLHVSESSVKRWCDQGVIPTVRTVGGHRRITLSGLRQFLQSTERTIVDTKVLGIDGSELEIASKPASRRTPIRGAGTEPTQQEFRAALADGDERHCMGLLEERIGLGWSRAEAAEDLITDAMRGLGDAWDCGELEVYQERRSCTICTRLIYSLREGLASLPVEAPIAIGAAPESDPYQLPTALVELALRESGWNAVNLGNDLPLVSLMQAVQDYQPKMVWLSVTAVADPVRFVREQNKLADSLGDRVGLIVGGRALDDQLRPKLRYTAHCDSLRHLIELADILKR, from the coding sequence ATGGCTGTTTGGTTGAAGCTGTCCGATCCCATTCCCTTGGGCCATCCGCCTGTGACTGACTCGTTGCCCCAATTTTCTCCGAAACAGATTGCCAGCTCGCTGCATGTCAGCGAATCGTCCGTCAAGCGTTGGTGCGACCAGGGGGTGATCCCGACGGTCCGAACGGTCGGCGGGCACCGTCGAATCACCCTGTCGGGTTTGCGTCAGTTCCTCCAGTCGACCGAGCGAACGATTGTCGACACGAAGGTGTTGGGGATCGATGGCAGCGAGCTGGAGATCGCGTCCAAGCCGGCGTCCCGCCGCACCCCGATCCGCGGCGCCGGCACCGAGCCGACGCAGCAGGAGTTTCGGGCGGCACTGGCCGATGGAGACGAGCGTCATTGCATGGGTCTGCTCGAGGAGCGGATTGGGTTGGGTTGGTCCCGTGCCGAAGCGGCGGAGGATCTGATCACCGACGCGATGCGGGGGCTCGGTGATGCATGGGACTGCGGGGAGCTGGAGGTGTACCAGGAGCGTCGCAGTTGCACGATCTGCACGCGGTTGATCTACAGCCTTCGCGAGGGGCTAGCATCCCTTCCTGTGGAGGCGCCGATAGCGATCGGTGCGGCGCCGGAGTCGGACCCCTACCAATTACCCACCGCGTTGGTGGAGCTGGCGTTGCGAGAAAGCGGCTGGAACGCGGTCAATTTGGGTAACGATTTGCCGCTGGTTTCGTTGATGCAGGCGGTCCAGGATTACCAGCCCAAGATGGTTTGGTTGAGCGTGACGGCGGTCGCCGATCCGGTCCGTTTTGTGCGTGAGCAGAACAAACTGGCCGACTCGCTGGGCGACCGGGTCGGCCTGATCGTCGGGGGGCGTGCGTTGGATGATCAGTTGCGTCCCAAGCTGCGTTACACGGCGCATTGCGACAGCCTTCGGCACCTGATTGAGCTGGCTGACATTCTGAAGCGTTAG
- a CDS encoding DUF423 domain-containing protein has translation MTPPNRFLLVAAAIAGATGVALGAFAAHGLEGFLQSQGLEPERVAKRVGQFETGSRYHLVHAVVLLALSALGTNASSLIVKSGSLFLAGIVLFSGSLYLLVLTETTWMGAITPLGGVAWIIAWAMLAFATSKL, from the coding sequence ATGACCCCTCCCAATCGATTCCTGCTCGTTGCCGCCGCGATTGCCGGCGCCACGGGCGTGGCCCTGGGGGCCTTTGCGGCGCATGGGCTGGAGGGGTTTCTGCAATCCCAAGGCTTGGAACCCGAACGGGTCGCAAAGCGGGTGGGGCAATTCGAAACCGGATCCAGGTACCACCTCGTTCACGCGGTCGTCTTGTTGGCGCTGAGTGCCTTGGGCACCAACGCCTCGTCGCTGATCGTGAAATCCGGCAGCTTGTTCTTGGCCGGCATCGTGCTGTTCAGCGGCAGCCTGTATCTGCTGGTGTTGACCGAGACAACTTGGATGGGAGCGATCACACCGTTGGGAGGTGTGGCCTGGATCATCGCCTGGGCGATGCTCGCGTTTGCGACATCCAAGCTGTAA
- a CDS encoding response regulator produces MADEDSDDLPEVVQSDRGAKILIVDDDVEIIESVRYALEGAGYEVVVARDGNQGLALAERESPDLIILDMMMPKRSGFLVLEKLRRMSESMVPVIMITGNEGSRHKAYAELLGVSEYIRKPFQMDKLLRAVDTQLTSA; encoded by the coding sequence ATGGCCGACGAAGACTCTGACGATCTCCCCGAAGTGGTTCAAAGCGATCGCGGTGCCAAAATTCTGATCGTCGACGACGATGTAGAAATCATCGAGTCGGTGCGTTATGCGTTGGAAGGTGCCGGGTACGAGGTCGTCGTTGCCCGTGACGGAAACCAGGGGTTGGCGTTGGCCGAGCGCGAATCGCCGGACCTGATCATCTTGGACATGATGATGCCCAAACGCAGCGGATTTCTGGTGCTGGAAAAGTTGCGTCGGATGTCCGAATCCATGGTGCCGGTGATCATGATCACCGGCAATGAAGGCAGCCGCCACAAAGCCTACGCCGAGCTGCTGGGCGTCAGCGAATACATTCGCAAACCCTTTCAGATGGACAAGCTGCTGCGCGCCGTTGACACCCAGCTGACCTCGGCATGA